In a single window of the Nakaseomyces glabratus chromosome B, complete sequence genome:
- a CDS encoding uncharacterized protein (CAGL0B00220g~Has domain(s) with predicted methyltransferase activity), translating to MLVYQTLSFDAEVMRPQEYLGDKQSVCVFVGAMARGHDSFADEYVDDKIAISNYPLSASVACSKFCHGAEDAWAII from the coding sequence atgttAGTATATCaaactctttcttttgacGCTGAGGTGATGAGGCCGCAGGAGTACCTTGGGGATAAGCAATCAGTATGTGTATTTGTGGGGGCGATGGCGAGAGGCCACGACTCCTTTGCTGATGAATATGTAGATGACAAAATAGCTATATCTAACTACCCGCTCTCCGCCTCCGTCGCCTGCTCCAAGTTCTGTCATGGCGCTGAGGACGCATGGGCCATTATATAA
- the VAC17 gene encoding Vac17p (CAGL0B00308g~Ortholog(s) have protein membrane anchor activity, role in vacuole inheritance and Myo2p-Vac17p-Vac8p transport complex, fungal-type vacuole membrane localization), whose amino-acid sequence MASLEEITERLLERSNEAIEQLDEWILLQNKNRHISENKSGLDSIERLDDKYTEFLEKLNSLYIRSQYIKDKIRTEKNAKATKRKSELNTSRIQELMLEFKEITLSLNEIAQQDDETNSKQLSPASTSTKSSLESFTPKPLKILNRASMIRSPINSPPKKRNISFCPIHENLSVTEYESLPSSPNRSNLLEEQEQVLHPARSFQTGLRTEKARKPDKNQLDKYFKDKQRLSLTLFGSADADDGESLNNNDYSDEETVIFTSSSNIETDAITDDMKPIRRCNSHESVLSVHNKFVPKNNNNLQFQNRLEPFGRYLATSNNRNFTIPSIQNIQVSGTSTLSRFSREQDREMTQLGSKTSKDLLTSVMTATPITTQRNNKLTFFDKFNSMFNFSTISEEQKTTVEKNRSAESPRNDFVSIEELNEALTTNMVM is encoded by the coding sequence ATGGCTTCGCTAGAGGAAATTACTGAGAGATTATTAGAAAGGTCAAATGAGGCCATAGAACAACTAGATGAATGGATCCTGCTCCAGAATAAGAATAGACACATCtcagaaaataaaagtggACTCGATAGTATAGAAAGGCTTGACGATAAATATACAGAGTTTCTCGAGAAGTTAAATTCATTGTACATAAGATCGCAATATATTAAGGATAAGATCAGAACAGAGAAAAATGCAAAAGcaacaaagagaaagagcGAATTAAACACCAGTCGGATACAAGAATTAATGTTAGAGTTTAAAGAGATAACTCTGAGTTTAAATGAGATTGCTCAACAAGATGATGAAACAAACAGTAAACAGTTGTCACCTGCGTCTACTTCAACCAAGAGTAGCTTAGAGTCATTTACACCAAAACCTCTAAAGATACTCAATCGCGCTAGTATGATTAGATCACCTATAAATTCACCCCcaaaaaagagaaatatATCGTTTTGCCCTATACATGAAAACTTATCTGTTACTGAATATGAATCGCTCCCGAGCAGCCCCAACAGAAGTAATCTActagaagaacaagaacaagtaTTACATCCCGCTAGGTCTTTTCAGACAGGATTAAGGACAGAAAAAGCTAGAAAACCAGATAAGAATCAACTGGATaagtatttcaaagataagCAAAGATTATCCTTAACTCTATTTGGATCTGCTGATGCAGATGATGGGGAGAGTctaaataataatgattACTCGGATGAGGAAACTGTGATATTTACTAGCTCCTCAAACATTGAAACAGATGCAATAACAGATGATATGAAACCTATACGGAGGTGTAATTCTCATGAAAGTGTTTTATCAGTACACAATAAATTTGTACctaaaaataataataacctGCAGTTTCAAAATCGACTTGAGCCATTCGGTAGATACCTTGCAACCTCCAATAACAGAAACTTCACAATACCTTCAATCCAAAATATACAAGTTAGTGGAACTTCGACATTAAGTAGATTTTCAAGGGAACAAGATAGAGAAATGACACAATTGGGATCTAAAACGTCAAAGGATTTGTTAACCTCAGTCATGACAGCGACGCCAATCACAACGCAGAGGAATAATAAATTAACATTTTTTGACAAGTTCAATAGTATGTTTAACTTTTCAACAATATCTGAAGAGCAAAAAACAACAGTCGAGAAGAACCGGAGTGCTGAATCGCCAAGGAATGATTTTGTATCAATAGAAGAGCTAAATGAAGCATTGACCACTAATATGGTTATGTAA
- the HMLALPHA1 gene encoding transcriptional co-activator mating type protein alpha (CAGL0B00242g~Alpha-domain mating-type protein alpha1p): MKYTATKFRVRTNKRLRSQKYPEKHSDFLGCSSTKSSFGLNMLLTKPNKFQIPPPHPVLLKRIREERMKLTSSFESGINIIDIETSWEIDKFISHHFNTSIGNVLKSKSSSKKRPMNAFMAFRTYYAQLGTGLKQNTLSVILSEAWNAPETDQNIWDIFAQQFNFASPRCGFVNYIMAHASSAP; the protein is encoded by the coding sequence ATGAAGTATACTGCCACAAAATTCAGGGTTAGAACAAATAAAAGACTCAGAAGCCAAAAATATCCTGAAAAACACTCCGATTTTCTGGGCTGTAGTTCCACAAAGAGCTCCTTTGGTCTTAACATGCTGTTAACTAAACCGAACAAGTTTCAGATCCCACCCCCTCACCCTGTGTTACTAAAGCGAATTAGAGAAGAAAGGATGAAACTGACGAGCTCATTTGAGTCAggtatcaatatcatcgaTATTGAAACATCATGGGAGATAGATAAGTTCATATCTCATCACTTCAATACTTCCATCGGAAATGTTTTAAAATCGAAATCCAGCAGTAAGAAAAGACCTATGAACGCTTTTATGGCATTTCGTACATACTATGCCCAATTAGGCACCGGCCTCAAACAAAATACACTCTCCGTCATTCTCTCAGAAGCTTGGAACGCCCCAGAAACGgatcaaaatatttgggACATATTCGCGCAGCAGTTTAATTTTGCGAGTCCTCGGTGTGGGTTTGTAAATTATATAATGGCCCATGCGTCCTCAGCGCCATGA
- the HMLALPHA2 gene encoding homeodomain mating type protein alpha2 (CAGL0B00264g~Homeobox-domain protein alpha2): protein MSKKSRISITHLLNPIQEENLKEKLQEINNQLISLCSSLPKRQSLPGPSSDILRFLSRNNLDPQEIGLIKTTYRLSTLLSKLREHEIVFNVVTKDHLLKKGVPNHYAASYRGHRFTRENVQILETWYRNHIDNPYLDHNSQQYLAQKTNLSKIQIKNWVANRRRKQKSIYISLFDIHNIESGEYAYIEKVCYIIIIICHLFLVFSLSCLT from the coding sequence ATGTcaaagaaatcaagaatTAGTATTACGCATCTACTTAATCcaatacaagaagaaaatttaAAGGAAAAATTGCAAGAGATTAATAACCAACTTATATCATTGTGTTCCAGTTTACCCAAAAGACAGTCGCTCCCGGGGCCGTCGTCCGATATCCTAAGGTTCCTATCGAGAAACAACTTGGACCCACAAGAGATAGGGTTGATCAAGACAACCTATCGACTGTCTACTCTTCTGTCAAAACTACGGGAGCATGAGATCGTATTCAATGTGGTTACCAAAGACCATCTGCTTAAAAAAGGCGTCCCCAATCACTATGCCGCTTCCTATCGAGGCCACCGCTTCACAAGGGAAAACGTACAGATACTAGAGACCTGGTACCGCAACCATATCGACAACCCATACCTCGACCACAACAGCCAGCAATATCTAGCACAGAAGACAAACctatcaaaaatacagATCAAAAACTGGGTAGcaaacagaagaagaaaacaaaagtcAATTTACATCTCACTATTTGATATCCATAACATAGAGAGTGGAGAGTATGCGTACATAGAGAAGGTatgttatattattattattatatgtcATTTATTCCTGGTCTTTTCTTTGAGTTGTCttacataa
- the CHA1 gene encoding L-serine/L-threonine ammonia-lyase CHA1 (CAGL0B00286g~Ortholog(s) have L-serine ammonia-lyase activity, L-threonine ammonia-lyase activity, role in L-serine catabolic process, threonine catabolic process and mitochondrial nucleoid localization) translates to MSVYNKTPLIRQIFPSIPQMYLKHECFQPSGSFKSRGIGHLISKQSQRILGNGLGKKPMVFASSGGNAGLAAATAAKFLNLPCTVVIPTATKQRMADKIRATGANVIVSGNFWKEADNYLKDNILSKLEELHKNVEPIYVHPFDNPDIWEGHASMVDEIVEDFKNKMIPLNKIKAIVCSVGGGGLYNGIIQGLEKYNLADKIPIVGVETKGCHVFNTSLRMNKVVSFKKITSIATSLGTADISTEAFKYAKRYGTKSVVLSDQDVVKTCLRYTHDFNMVIEPACGAAVHLAYHTEILEKELGTKLNADDIVLVVACGGSSNTVEDMESILQRLSTEENNINIPNVAENIIVRMPEVSVLA, encoded by the coding sequence ATGTCAGTATACAACAAGACACCACTAATACGTCAGATATTTCCAAGCATACCACAGATGTACTTGAAACATGAATGTTTCCAACCAAGTGGAAGTTTCAAAAGCAGAGGTATTGGCCATCTAATATCGAAACAATCACAAAGAATATTAGGCAATGGCCTGGGTAAGAAGCCAATGGTATTCGCCAGCTCTGGTGGTAATGCAGGACTAGCAGCAGCCACAGCTGCAAAATTTTTAAACCTACCTTGTACCGTCGTCATACCAACCGCTACGAAACAGAGGATGGCAGATAAGATTAGAGCTACCGGAGCTAATGTCATTGTTTCTGGTAACTTCTGGAAGGAGGCAGATAACTACCTGAAAGATAATATCCTATCTAAGTTAGAAGAGTTACATAAAAATGTGGAACCAATATATGTACACCCATTTGATAATCCAGATATATGGGAAGGTCATGCTTCAATGGTAgatgaaattgttgaagactttaaaaataaaatgataCCTCTTAACAAGATAAAAGCTATAGTGTGCAGTGTTGGAGGAGGCGGACTTTACAATGGTATAATACAAGGCCTCgaaaaatataacttaGCTGACAAGATACCTATTGTAGGCGTAGAGACTAAAGGTTGCCATGTATTCAATACATCTTTGAGAATGAACAAAGTGGTGAGCTTCAAGAAGATCACCAGTATTGCTACCTCGTTAGGTACTGCCGACATATCTACAGAGGCCTTTAAATACGCCAAAAGATATGGTACGAAGTCTGTGGTTTTAAGTGATCAGGACGTTGTCAAGACATGCCTAAGATACACTCATGACTTTAACATGGTAATTGAACCAGCATGTGGCGCTGCCGTCCATTTGGCTTATCACACCGAGATCTTAGAAAAAGAACTCGGCACAAAACTAAATGCGGATGACATTGTACTAGTAGTGGCCTGTGGAGGTTCATCGAACACTGTCGAAGATATGGAATCGATACTACAAAGACTGTCCACCGAGGAGAATAACATCAATATCCCAAATGTTgcagaaaatattattgtcAGAATGCCTGAGGTGTCTGTCCTAGCTTAA
- a CDS encoding uncharacterized protein (CAGL0B00154g~Putative adhesin-like cell wall protein (adhesin cluster V); predicted GPI-anchor) — protein sequence MLMAIFSISINVSAQTVIGNDTIVYGNNPSGYENGYVILGGAYLAFQDTNSVPMYQIVRVDKGGALYYVNNDERGFSISSGHAYTVPFEFRNEGTVVVDDRQSSSPGSWTVNDGRFTNTGRMMFTSRFGDTIGIYSNPITNTGFLYSKGIDADHPQKLEISNGNNWINTCTVCLANTTFLLQNTIQGGGCISIGENSLFNIYNFDIRQQTIYLSDSSSVVALSNGQTVTVYGLGNGNGFLYPHFPIKKVTYDSLSGVATFSTGLAGLQKFTVFIGVGYNESNFEIVRSIKIQDVNYNNYNFVRYTGPPPNLAPSVCQPCVEIPLYSFQVPDPYTTTNELGFSETVSFYSTYNKNDIPVIGNTTIYVPPAVYTLTKVNESTTETEIISRVTGIGYNGLPFTYYTTMTVGEMETGVIRETITITENNSRSTKTTLMSRNYTFSFSNYSPISSSGRYSVSTVDKTTTLIDTVANVSSSGPNSIVTATMSTYQNNYEFNNASAINVTNSSNIMVPITSTFYNSVDSNLTTPITSLTRTSHNQIVSHITKLASSINQTTIVTTFPAPAASGADYTTVVTNADGSVQTDIVSHITTTDSDGNPTTIVTTFPAPAASGADYTTVVTNADGSVQTDIVSHITTTDSDGNPTTIVTTVPCTVCSSNADYTTVVTKSNGSVETEVVSHIIITDAAGKPTTIVTTVPCTVCSSNADYTTVVTKSNGSVETEVVSHITTTDSNGQTITITTTAPCTEHNGNEDYTAVVTKSNGSVETEVVSHITTTDSNGKPTTIVTTVPCTVCSSNADYTTVVTKSNGSVETEVVSHITTTDSNGKPTTITTTAPCSNSESHVESQTTSPSMHTTSLVGSENGVSAKTVNDKPNPTIVTEVALSQGTTSNAGHSTDQGSSLEMFAPTGASAVESGNKVSQTQTASIFHGAGSTFKIKFNTILLSTSLTILILLGMA from the coding sequence ATGCTAATGGCAATTTTCTCTATTAGTATAAATGTTTCTGCTCAAACTGTTATTGGTAATGATACAATTGTATACGGAAATAATCCGAGTGGATATGAAAATGGTTACGTTATTCTAGGAGGTGCCTATTTAGCATTCCAAGATACGAACAGTGTTCCTATGTACCAGATTGTTAGAGTCGACAAAGGAGGTGCTCTTTATTATGTTAACAATGACGAAAGAGGTTTTTCTATCTCATCTGGTCACGCTTACACTGTTCCATTTGAGTTTCGTAATGAAGGTACAGTCGTTGTTGACGACAGGCAAAGTTCATCTCCTGGTTCATGGACAGTTAATGACGGTAGATTTACTAATACAGGAAGAATGATGTTTACATCAAGGTTTGGTGATACAATAGGTATTTATTCCAATCCAATAACAAACACAGGCTTCCTATATTCAAAAGGTATCGATGCCGATCATCCACAAAAGTTAGAAATTAGCAATGGTAATAACTGGATAAACACCTGTACAGTATGCTTAGCCAACACTACCTTTCTTTTACAAAATACAATTCAAGGTGGAGGATGTATTTCTATTGGTGAAAACTCgctttttaatatttataactTTGATATTCGTCAACAAACTATTTATTTGTCTGATTCTTCCTCTGTTGTCGCATTAAGTAACGGACAAACTGTTACTGTATATGGCCTAGGAAATGGAAATGGATTCCTATATCCTCACTTTCCCATTAAAAAAGTAACTTATGATTCCTTGAGTGGTGTAGCAACATTTTCAACAGGTCTTGCAGGCTTACAGAAGTTCACAGTCTTTATCGGTGTTGGTTACAATGAGTCTAACTTCGAAATAGTTCGTTCCATCAAGATTCAAGATGtaaattataataattataaCTTTGTGAGATATACTGGACCGCCACCAAATTTAGCTCCATCTGTTTGTCAACCATGTGTCGAGATACCATTGTATTCATTTCAGGTTCCCGATCCATATACAACAACCAATGAACTGGGATTTTCAGAGACCGTGTCATTTTATTCtacatataataaaaatgatataCCAGTTATTGGTAATACTACAATATATGTACCTCCAGCTGTCTATACCTTAACCAAGGTCAATGAAAGTACAACTGAGACAGAAATTATTAGTAGAGTAACGGGTATCGGCTATAATGGGCTACCATTCACTTATTATACCACAATGACTGTTGGTGAAATGGAAACCGGGGTAATTAGAGAAACGATTACTATTAcagaaaataatagtaGGAGCACCAAAACAACACTAATGTCGAGAAACTACACTTTTAGTTTTTCTAATTACTCTCCTATATCAAGTAGTGGTAGATATAGTGTGTCTACGGTCGATAAAACAACTACTCTCATAGATACTGTTGCGAATGTCTCTTCAAGTGGACCAAATAGCATAGTAACTGCTACAATGAGCacatatcaaaataattatgAATTTAATAATGCCTCGGCCATAAACGTAACAAACTCAAGCAACATAATGGTCCCCATCACCTCAACGTTTTATAATTCTGTTGACTCCAATCTTACAACACCTATAACGAGCCTTACCAGAACATCACACAACCAaattgtctcccacatcaccaagCTTGCATCCAGCATCAATCAAACCACaatcgtcaccaccttcccagccccagctgccagcggtgctgactacaccactgtcGTGACCAACGCGGACGGCTctgtccagaccgacattgtctcccacatcaccaccaccgactccgacggcaatcctaccaccatcgtcaccaccttcccagccccagctgccagcggtgctgactacaccactgtcGTGACCAACGCGGACGGCTctgtccagaccgacattgtctcccacatcaccaccaccgactccgacggcaatcctaccacgatcgtcaccactgttccatgcACTGTATGCTCAAGCAacgcagactacaccacagTTGTCACGAAGTCCAACGGCAGTGTTGAGACCGAAGTTGTGTCCCACATCATCATCACAGACGCCGcaggcaagcctaccacgatcgtcaccactgttccatgcACTGTATGCTCAAGCAacgcagactacaccacagTTGTCACGAAGTCCAACGGCAGTGTTGAGACCGAAGTTGtgtcccacatcaccaccaccgactccaacggccAAACTATAACCATAACTACCACTGCTCCATGTACTGAACACAATGGTAATGAAGATTACACCGCAGTTGTCACGAAGTCCAACGGCAGTGTTGAGACCGAAGTTGtttcccacatcaccaccaccgactccaacggtAAGCCTACCACaatcgtcaccactgttccatgcACTGTATGCTCAAGCAacgcagactacaccacagTTGTCACGAAGTCCAACGGCAGTGTTGAGACCGAAGTTGtgtcccacatcaccaccaccgactccaacggcaagccaACTACTATAACCACTACTGCTCCATGCTCTAATTCGGAATCCCACGTTGAGAGCCAAACAACTTCACCAAGCATGCATACCACCTCACTTGTTGGTTCTGAAAACGGTGTTAGTGCTAAGACTGTCAATGACAAGCCTAACCCAACTATTGTTACAGAAGTTGCTCTAAGTCAAGGCACCACATCTAATGCCGGTCATTCGACAGACCAAGGTAGCTCTTTGGAGATGTTTGCTCCTACAGGAGCTTCTGCTGTTGAAAGTGGCAATAAGGTGTCCCAGACCCAAACTGCCTCCATCTTCCATGGTGCAGGTTCTACattcaagatcaaatttAATACCATTCTACTATCCACATCATTGACTATCTTGATTCTGTTAGGCATGGCTTAA